TCAATGCGAAAAATCCTGCCCCCGACAACCCTTTCCCTAACTCCCCAGTCTTACTTCTAGTTCCTTCTGGAAAAAGTCCAAAAACGTTGCCCTCTTTAAGAATCTTTAAGCCTGTTCTAAGCGCCTCTCGGTCACTAAATCCCCTTTTTACAGGAAAGGCATTACATTTTCTAACGATTCCACCAAGCAATGGGACACGAAAAATCTCTTCCTTCGCCATATAATGAACTGGACGAGGTGCCATGATTCCAACTACTATTGGATCAAAATTATGGATATGATTTGCACAAAGAAGAACTCCACCTTCTTTCGGGAAATTTTCCACTCCGATAGCCTCTATTCTGTACCATGGTTTAAAAATAGTATAAACCACTGACTTTGCAAATGCATAAAACGTCACACTTATCCAATCCTTTCGTGCACCAGAGCCATTATTTTTTCTACAACTTTAGGAATGGTCAAAGAGGTTGTATCGATTTCAATTGCATCATCGGCTTTTTTCAATGGAGCAACTTCTCTCTCTGAGTCTATTTTATCTCTCCGTGAAATTTCTTCTTTTAATTTTTCTAAATCGGAAGGGAATCCTTTTTGTAAGTTTTCAATATGGCGCCTTTCAGCTCTTTCCTCAACACTGGCAAGTAAAAATACCTTTACTTCTGCACCGGGCAATACATGTGTTCCGATATCCCGTCCGTCCATCACTACACCACCTTTTGTGGCAAAATCTTGCTGTCTTCTAACCATTTCTTCACGAACCTTTTGATGGATAGAAACAATAGAAACATTATTAGTTACATCTGAAGTACGAATCTCTTGAGTGACATCTTTATTGTCAAGGTAGACTAATTGACCTTTATCTGAAGGCAGAAGTTTAATATCAGTAGATAATAGCATGTCAAAAAGAAGCGCTTCTTCTTCTAAATTAAGATGGTTTACGATTGCTTTATATGTCAAAGCCCGGTACATCGCACCAGTATCGATATACACATAAGAAAGTTTTTCTGCCACAATTTTTGCCACTGTACTCTTTCCGGCTGCAGCAGGCCCGTCAATAGCGATTGATAATTTCTTTTCCATAAATCCTCCTAAACAATCATGGTTGTCTCATTTGTTGTCTTCTTTTATTTTACCACAAGTTAAAGAAATGCCTCTTTTTTTTAACTTTTTTGATCAATAAAAAATAAAGCAGGAACACCTGCTTTATTTTTGCATTATTTTTCTCCCCCTTGAAAGGTTTGGAGAATTTCAGTAAAGGTATTTTCATTTACCCCTTCGTATCTTGTCAGTTGTTTTATTTGCGGGAAGATATCTATTTGATGAAAAAATAATTGGGATAAGAAAAGAAACACAAACTGTATGATCACGACTTTAATGAGAAGACCTTCTACCCTCTTCATAACCACCACTCCAACATCATATCCATATTCGTTTATTATTTACTCCCTTAGTTGTTTTATTCTGGAAAGGAGATATAGCATGATAAAGCATTGAGAAAAAGGAAAAGCAATTGCTTTTCCTTAAAGAACGTCTTCGTAAATAGCCTCTGCATTTTTTAGTTTATCAACTTGTTCTTCAAAACCATTTTTTGCATTAATAAAAATTCGATAGGTATCCTCACCCATTGTCCCAAGGAACTCATAACATAATACATCTTCATTTAAATCGTTCACAATTATGGCTTGACGGTCTTCCATCACCTTTAAGTTAGGATTTACTTTTGCACGAGCTTGTTCCATTGTAATTGCAGGTTTTTCAATAGTTCTTGTCTGGAAGGATTTTAAATACTCCTCTGCCGATACACCAATAATATCTCCATTGTCCAG
The DNA window shown above is from Neobacillus sp. WH10 and carries:
- a CDS encoding lysophospholipid acyltransferase family protein, whose translation is MTFYAFAKSVVYTIFKPWYRIEAIGVENFPKEGGVLLCANHIHNFDPIVVGIMAPRPVHYMAKEEIFRVPLLGGIVRKCNAFPVKRGFSDREALRTGLKILKEGNVFGLFPEGTRSKTGELGKGLSGAGFFALRTEAMVVPCAIIGPYKSFKRLKVVYGKPIDMDEMRKARASADQVTELIMSEIHKLIIEHQ
- the cmk gene encoding (d)CMP kinase, which produces MEKKLSIAIDGPAAAGKSTVAKIVAEKLSYVYIDTGAMYRALTYKAIVNHLNLEEEALLFDMLLSTDIKLLPSDKGQLVYLDNKDVTQEIRTSDVTNNVSIVSIHQKVREEMVRRQQDFATKGGVVMDGRDIGTHVLPGAEVKVFLLASVEERAERRHIENLQKGFPSDLEKLKEEISRRDKIDSEREVAPLKKADDAIEIDTTSLTIPKVVEKIMALVHERIG
- a CDS encoding YpfB family protein; this encodes MKRVEGLLIKVVIIQFVFLFLSQLFFHQIDIFPQIKQLTRYEGVNENTFTEILQTFQGGEK